TTTTCCTcgactttgtttttttttcttttttttatatatcctTGCTTGCTTGCTTTGttacctttttatttttcctttccgttactttattttgaatttttttcactttttactTAATATTTGACGGGATGATAATGTACTACACACCTATGCAGCGCTTTCGCGCAAAACTATCATAGTAAAGAGGAGGGTCTTCTttggattaaacttttttatatgcaGACTACGGCGTTTacgtgataaaataaataagagaaaaGCACATAAACAAACAAggtcaataattaaaataatggatcgacgtttaaatttatcagcAATATGaagaatttgttttatttaaattactgtaagaatttatgtaaataaataagtataatgcagttgttgttgttgttattacaAATAGTCTGTCGAATAGTATATGTCGTTACTTACTTTAAATGCGTTCATTGCACTGTCTCGATAAGTCTGACCTCGTTCGTACGTTTGTCCATCCGTGAAATAACGCCACCAGCCAAATcccttttttatattttttttgttttgtcaatttattgttacgtttgtaatttatattaagacATAATTTATGTACAATCAtccatataaaaataataataataatagtataaatTACCAAAGAATTTGCACCATCCGAGTAATCACAGACAAAACGAAATTTCAAAAGATTCCTTGGTATTTCTGAGTCCACAAGTTCCTCTAATGATTGCGCCAAAATAACAGATATATGTGTTGCATTAATATCTTTGTAGGCAAAATAACGTGCATCTTCAtcctgtttaaataaataatttataataataaaaataatgatattaattataaaagtttaaattaataaaactgtgaataaattaattcgaCCTTATCGACCGGCATAATTGTCAAATGGCTGCGCGGATGAATCTCTAGAGAAAGAACTTCAGCCCCAAGTGGAAAATTTTCCGGTATcctcacaaattttaaatactcacCCAGTGGATAAAATTGGCATCCTAaaaccaaataataattactcttTATTACTAACTActtaataattgtttattaatttcataaatttatttcgatctaaaataataaaattataaattataaagaaagaaaaagcGCAACACACTGATCGTTATCTGAATTTATGTATTCTCGTATAACATCACGCTCATGCACTcgctctttatttttttattcactctcattcaccttttttattctacacattattataattattattattgtacttttagtacggattttttattaaaatttgtatatttaacTTAGTAAAACTCTTAAACTCGTACATATTTTcagtatatttgttttttttttcttttcttttaatgaatttttaaagttttaaaacaaCAACAGCCTACACTCGTAATTATCGAGCTTATTCGTATCGTCATTGTATTTCACCGTTTTATTAACTCTCAACATTTACCTTAACTAATcgcttatattttttaacgcaATTAAACCTTTCatcaaaaacaacaacaaaaaagaaaaagaaaaataaaatttattttctttgtgtaatacataatttttgtatttttaaattttcattttttaaatttaatttgacacTTGCCGACAAGTATGTAGGCCAAGgttacaacaatttttttttaatgttttatacgGTATGATTTAACAGgacgaaaaaatattaataataataaaatagggAACTGAAGATATTGAGCGTTGGACATAAAAACCTTTGGTTTAATGTATTTACAACAAAACTCTTACACTAActgttgtttttataaatttagttgttcttgttgttgttgtgttatttataaatttttcgtttttttttttttttaacatacaactgataattttattattcatatcatGTTTGAACcacttgagaaaaaataactttctcaattgttattttaaataatttgtaatatttgtaaaaatatataacttacCTGTTGACTTGTTGATTAAAATCcccaataaaatatattttataacaagTAATTTTGGCAGCAGCTTATCCcccattttaatattttttatctaaacattctgcaacaaaaatattatagtactttttttttattaatatcgaaatttttaaaataaattttgtcatgTGAGTATTGAAAgagtgtttttaatttataaattattttacatggATACAAGGACGTTATAGAGGCATATATATAGGAAGACAATATTTGCATGAGTGACTCTTGAAAATTCAGCAAGCCGTGTCTGTGGTATACCAACCCCTGGAGTACGAGCATATAATGTTATTCCTCACGAGGATAAGATCAAGGTCGAGATGCTGCTACATGTAAATTGttttatctaaatatattaatattttattttcctctttttaattatgagaaaaactttattttattttagaacagaaaaaaaataattataacaataattataataataataataatagcagtACCAGTTTGTTGTtgttaaaatgattatttatttattatcgatttatagaaaaaatagcaAATAACTTTCGTGTTTGACGTTTCACGAGTGACTGGTCGATCGCGATCCTCACCAACGTATTGCCCATTTGGTTTATTCTTCACCAGTTTAATCCCCTCTGCTTTTACCTCTCATTACatatattacattattttacttaccccctttattaaaaataatcgagtAAATAATCATCCATTTAACTgactttttttgatttattaaaaattttaataataaatacaaaatattaaaaagattttaattattctcaatatgataattaaatttatatcctcAAATTGTTTTCACATGGCGCCTGTACCATTGATTTGTCTGTCGCATTATCTGCACAAACTTTTTATCTTTAAACACACGTTTATGCccacaacaataaaaatttttctcaatatcCCATctctattgaaataaaataatcgtaaaataaaaatatgttaatttataaattttcccataacCGATAaagtgataatttataaacctCTTCTATCTGAAAGTTGATTACAATCCAGTAAAAGACAGGAAACAAAGCCGGATACCGGTGAtagatatatacttttttaaaaaatcatccagtgcataaagaatataaaataaatatttaatagaaatcaATAGACATATATCCTgggaaaatatataagtaataaaaataccgctaaaatttattaatcctCAGTTGTTACATTTGTCGCTGACAATCGACaaaatatcatatttttatttcatctaaatctattattattattattatttttttttttttttcacagaataataaaattatttatactttcgCTGATAGGTTTCCATTAAAGTaaaagtaaagaaattaaatagtGCGCTCTTTAACcaccataaataattatattgctATGTTTTATATCTGTTCTAATTATCATTAACTGccacttaaataaattaatttagacatctgataagtaaataaaagttattagatgaatttatctttttaaatttaaaaaaaaaaatttatccaacTCTGGATAAAAGTTCTGAACGAAATGCATTAGAAAAACTTAACAAACAATACCAGGATAAATAAACCATTGAAAGATTAGGCTATTAAATGTCATTTCATTTTACATAAACATATTTTCatcatattataaaaaactataaacgATTTGAATGCATTTGTAAAGTCATTTCATCAAATTAATAACCAGTCATGTAACAGCAATACACGCACTTGTGACACAATAAATCATTACAATAtcaaatattacttttttttctaccctATCAAAttgcgtaatttaaatattaatatgtaagcaatttttttaagcaaaaaaaaatatgaatatataagaGATTTGACATAGATTCTATAATGAGCACAACctcataataattaactatagGGAGTGTTTTTTGTTGATATGTAGGAAAATCTAGGCACAGGTACGAGATCCTGGATGAGTTAAGCTGTAACAAGATCAAGGCAGTAACCTTGACTAGCCAGGGCATCGACTTACTTACTCTCACCTTATCCATTTCCTTTGAGACTCTTTCATTTATCTTAGTATAGTATTgtgtactttattttttttatttttacaactttAAATACTTTACACGTATGTCTGCGGATTTAAAGTTCAACgccaataatttcaattagtacaatctatttatatattattaaataaataaactagaTACTGTGTGtgatgtatataaattaattgaataaaattaatgtttaaGGAATTTGAGTAAATTAATAAGAGTGATAGGTAATAACAAAGGTcaggattttaatttattgacaaaGTTATCATAaggattttataataatactaataatagtAACTGAAGCGTAAGTTAGGAAACTACCGAGTAGCTACTCTTATCTTTAGATTTAATTCAAAGCTTTGTCCTCGTGCTACTGCAACTGCAACTGCTGCTACTATGATTAATACAAAAAGACTAAAactaataaaacatttatttcttCTTTCGTTCTCGTGACTATCCAATTGTTCTTTGACAAACTACTGAATCTCACtcaatcattactttttagcTCACCCCAACTAACTTCTGCTACCAGTACCTGCTATACTACTGCAATTATTACTTTGctgagtttataaaatttaattttgccaGTAGACTATAGAGAGCTAAAGTATAATGGCTGCATGATGATGTTGTTAACCCATATTATTTATGACACGATCATCCATTTAACTATATAACAATCTCACTTGGTTATTATGAATCATGGATGggaacgaagaaaaaaaaaataacttcctattctcaattattataaactaaTTTTCGAGAACTGGAACACGAGATTCACGATCTTGATTTTATAGTATATTGTAACAATCAATAAATAGAACGAGACCGtgtgtagttttttttatttttaaaattatttttactattcttGATACGCATCAATGggtttattattatagattcCTGTCCCAGAGCCTTTTGTGAAAGTAAACTCGataactttattaattatttcataattaatttcattttatttaaataactgcGGTTAAACAGGTTGTcaattaagttatttattgtaatatcattttatctttagattaaaaactattaacctttgaatatttttatttttacaaccCGACTatcgagaaaatttaaaaaaaaaatttttttatcgatacatttacttttatttaaattatatatccttcatttttttttaatttctaatgctctggaattttttttttttttttttaattaatattaaaaaaaatctatattgagaaataaatataacgattTATTTAAGCATGgaatttacttataaaaaaatgattgtacAAAAGCGCAATGTAACTTtacgaaatatatatatatacaggtaAATTATAGTTTGTAACTAAGTATCTGTCTGTcggtaaatattaaatagtcTTTTCATTATTACTATGTGAAAGtgtaagataattatttattttacaacaattaaaaaatttttattctatctttctttaattttaaatttaaacgcgGGTCTATATAGTACAATTGTTTatatgactttaaaaaaaaaaaagaaaacgaaaaagtttgaataataatgcgatttatatgtaaaataatattgacatTCGGCTCTCGTAAAAGTTTAAATCGTTTAAGGAATAGCTGATAAAAGTGACAAGAAAGTCAACCCGAATACAGAGAGAGTGAACTAGGATAGTATTAATCAGAAGACAATACACTTATAGTTGGTATCACCAACAAGGAGAATGACACTGGAAACTGAAAAGCTGGAAAGCTGAAAAGCTGAAAATCTACAAGTAGGAGTCTCTATGTGCTGAGGATAAACTTGGGATAAGAAAGGATAAGAAAGACAAGGAGGAATGAAACTATATTCACTAGCATGACCTTGAATTCAAATGCGTACAACGTAAGAGGTCGTCGATCGTATTCCAGTAGTAGTCGCAGTAGCAGTAGCAGAGAATCGCAGTCGCAATAGCAGGAATAGTATCAAGATAGAATAGAAAATCCCTATTCAGACAAAATCATTTGTCaaattgttatatatattatcttggCTCTTGTAAATATCAATCCAAAAAGTTATTACTTATCTTAaatcattaatcattttttatcatttaaaataaaaaaatcttttgacttaccaattattaaaaataaaatagtacaTTTTAAAAGGGCCACTGGGAATTAAAcacttaaatattatttatggaTAAAGTTTAACGCACTCTCTAAACACTGAGGACTCTGAACATTTAAACGTTAGAGATACTTTGTTGTTTTACGCTCAGCTTAACTCAACAACAATCAGCACGTTGTGCACCAAGTCTTACTAGTACAGACTACGGTACAGACGGTACAGACCAGAGTTGTAATCTCTCTCGCCGCAAAGACTTTACTGCTAAGCAATAGCTATAAGCTATGCACTAAGTATTAAGAAAATAACAGCCAACAGATTGCCGCCGACAGGTTCTCCCTTTTACTTGTTgtaaatacttttatatatcTTTAACATAAACCACCACCATCACCACCAGCTAAATATTATGCCAATTATTAGCACGTGCAACGGGgcctaataatttatttaataattacagtagataaaaaaaaaagaaaagtaaaaaaaaaaaaaacaattttccaTCTCAagtacataaaattaattatttatttaataaaaattatatgtgcTACAAAGCAATACCgtgttattaataacaatattattattattatttatttattatgacgTATCATGATTGTacgataatttaattgtttatcgcttaaaaaataattgacaatgattaattgtttaatttataattaaaattatttaaaataatccaacatctattaaaaaaaaatttataaatttatagccCCTATAGCTTACAGTTTAGATCGTTGATCTTTGcgtgaaatattaataaaaggtTTTACGATCGGATAAAGCGATTGACTTGTTTTAAATGACAAAATGTCCGTTATCTTTATTGGCGATGATGTATTATCATCTTCAGTTGTTGCTGTTACTGAATCTTGAGATGATTTTTCAGCGTGTCCTGCACCACCTGGAGCCGTCGATACCACGTGAAGCGATAGTTTACGTCTAAACGGTGActgttgttttattttttcctaaataataaattaaataaatataaaatagtataatttgtaattttaaaaaacaaaaacttacATTGTAAAAATCAAGTATTTGAGATTTTGTAATGGTACGTAAATAAGCAACTTCAATATTAGCACGATCAAAATTGTACTGACGATTTGTTATTTCACTCCAAAATATTGCCGACAGTgttgtcatttttttcggTTTCTCGAGACGTTGATTGGCCAATGAAGTTTTATGACGATTGAATTCTTCTTCAGACATATTAACAATTCGATTTTGAACTGACTCGATAAAGGCCTCGATACGTTCTTCTAGATATTGGGGGTGTCTATCGCCttgtattattattctgaGGCCTTGAACTCCATTCCCTCGACGAATTCCACTGAATACAATGTAACCCAGTTGTTCTTGCGTACGCAGAACATCGAAAAACGGCTCAGATATTATTTGCCCCAATAGTTCCAGATGCATGTTTGATTCCGTTGATTGTAATCCcacttgataataaatttctgTACACGAtgatttatgtaatttattttcaatttcatacaAAAAGTGACtacctaaaaataatattaaatttttaaaaaattataaaacatttaaatcataaatattataaataaatttttttttatactaccATTGTCTAAACTTATTTCACGATGAAGTAAATATTGTTTAGGTAATAACGGtactattattttacttttattatcgtCAAGTGGATCCTTGGTCAGTTGattttcaaacatttttattgtttctaaTGCCTCTGCCTCAGTCAAATTACCGTGAATTAAACATTCAATGTGAGTTTTAGACAACAGCTGAGGTATAAATTGCTCAAGCCTATCAaaagttaaatattcaatCGCCTCAAGTAGTTCATCTTTTGACCATCCTTGTTCTGTCAATAGCACAGCCAGATAATAAACAGCATGCTGATACGGTTGATCagcttcaaaattttttaaatttctaatatataattcttttattatttcgaaTCTCTGTTTGTCAATAGTAAAATTAACCATTCtgtccaatatttttttcaaaagaacACGATGTTTGTCATGATAACCACCAATTAATAAAGTCATACCATTTTTACTTGCGCTAAATTCCCAGCTCAATCTTGCAAGACTTGCATTATATGCGTATTCATTTAATGaatctttaaataattgtatatataaatttgtaagATTAAAATTACAGGGATCTAAATATGCATAAGGACTAACAAAATCAAAACTTAAATTAACTTTAGGTACTTTAAATTCATCATCTTGTTTAAACCATACTCGCATTAGCGGAGTATCTAAAATAATAGCTGGAAATTTAGTTATTTCAGTTTTACGTTCCTCACTaagacattttatttcaaatgactgaggtataaattcattaacacttggaatttttaattcatcactGAGTCCAGGGTTTGTccaattttccaaaatatctTGTGGTACTTTTTCAATTGCATACTCAGTACCATACCAAAATTCAGATTGATCTGCAATATCTTTAAATACTTTACCAACAACGTGAATCCGAATTTTTTGTGGTATCAAACAATCCATTACAGTATTAATAAGATCTGGACGCCATTCAGTAGGTAAATAAGGCCCAGTAAGTACTTCTTCCATTGGATATTTTTGTAAAGCTCGTACAGTAACATTAACTGTTGTTTTTggtaataatttatctttaaaattaaaatcaacaaTTGCTATTTGTTTACATTCATCAAAAATCCACTCAAGTGGACCTTTAACTCtcaacatatttatatattgaaatgTAAGCGTAACAATATCATCAACATGATTAATTCCTTCTTCAGTTAAATCTACATAAATAGAAAAGAAATTACAACCACCTCGTGCAGCTTTTTTTTCACCAGCAACTAATGCATTGCACCATCCAGCTTTTTTTAATGCCGACAAAAGTGATCCATCAGACTCATGACCCAGCAAATGTGAGACATAGTGCGCCGGACAAGAACGGAAGTGTTGGCTAAGATCTGGTAGTGGAAAAGTCATTTTAAGACCACGAACATCTTTAATTGGCACAATCAGCCATTTTTTACCAAAATGATCTTCATTAAATGGATGATCTGGCCACTCGGGTGCTTCGACTTTCTTGTTTTTTACTtgtgtaaatttttcaactaccattttttctaattcatcAAGACTCTCTTTACCAAGGATACTCAGAGCCATTATATTTGCCGAGTAccaattattgtgaaaatcaAGCAAAGCTTTTCGTACATTTACTCCTTTTTGTTTAGGCCCCAAGTCTAGAGTCTCACGATTTCCCGTACCAAACTTTGAATATGGATGATCAGGATTTGCAGAAGATTTTTCCAACTGATCCTGTCGCCATGTATCAtttgcaatatttttttcatgctcCGAGTGAACTGCCTGGACCTCAAGTTCAGTTGCTGATTCGGTAAACAATGGAGCTATAAAAAATTGGGCAAAACGATCTACAGCACCTTCTAAATATTCAGGACTAACATCAAAATGATATTGAGTATAATCTGGCAGAGTCATTGCATTTGAACAGCCTCCATGTTGAGATAAATACGagttgtatgaatttttatcaggATATTTTTCTGTTCCAAGAAATAGCATGTGCTCGCAAAAGTGTGCCAGACCAGGCAATTCTGCTGGATCACTCAAGTAACCTTAAAcgtaatatacatataaatatataatattaaatatataaataataaacttaccAACGTTTACATCCAATGAAACAGCACTTTTATCTGTTGTGGGATCACTTATTAATAATACTTTCAtgtcattatttaatattaatcctCTATAAAATTGTGAATCATTAggtgattttttaatattttcaaatcgtttttttatattatcatcattGATTGCTGGAGTATTTGCTGCACCACACTCTGACCCAGATaaatttctacaaaaaaaattcatacaataaaattatatctacTTACTGAattaatgatagtaaagttagcggacatctgtcaatttttaaatcttcaaaatgaaaaaaatttaagtttataatataaaaataaaaaaatccatatttagagaattcgaaattcagtccatgcattttttaaaattgtattattttaattatttaatttttttatatgtatttaaaaaaattgtcgtatgTCTGCTGCATTTACACTCATactcaattattgttattatttttgtttttaataaaaaaaactcactGTAAATCAGGCATTGAatcttgtaaaatttcattatcaaTAGAAGCcatattttcaagtttttaaaatatattttataacttttttcttttaataaacgcaattaaaattactaactaTTGACGTCATAACATATTTCTAACCAtgcacaataaattatttacgcgATACGTGAtctaattatcaatttatgacacatatattatttatatttatatgtataattaataaattttattttttctttaaaatacttaattatttaatcacagaataaaataaaatttgctttgacaaatatttaacttaacaaatttaaattatacataTCTTAGATCTAcacaatatttaaatgtatatatataacaaactGTAGATTGTAAACGTAAAGTCACATGGTATATATTACTCATACTGTTGAAATTGAtttagaatttattattttaactatgaaaaaaaaaaaaataataagaataataattattattattactccaAGTCTAATTTACAgcagaattaataaaataaaataaacatttataaaattacctcgtcattattgatgataattttttataaacaaaaataaatcggcatttattatttatactacgAACAATAAACATTGAgctaattgtttattaataatttcaaaaaaattgtaacgtaAACTAGCacaaactattatttttttttttaatttgaatttaaaataatacgaaaaaatatacaattctTTTGGTTAGTAAATTTCTCAAGTACACGTGAGGAAGAGAAATAGGGCGACATCAATTTCAATGAGACGGCCCTggtagtaattaattttatttaaaatataaataatgaacactgtaattaaaatgtttgatTAGCATTTATTATAATAGTAACCAGTACAAATGAATcagtattaattataaaaattaatttgctaTAAATGATTGAAGcaaatgttaatattatttatttttttttttttttttatgaacgaGGAAAAGGGAAAATGTGAAAAATAGTGAGATGTAAAATTACATTGGTCGACCAATACCACGACCCATGGGCATTTGAGGAGCATCTCCACCACTACGTGGGTTCTTGATAGTTTCATCGACTGACAAAATAAGACAGGCAGCTTCAGTGGCTGCTGTAAGGgcatttattttaacaactgCTGGTTCCCAGACACAGGCATCCATATTGTCAGCAATATCTTCATTGAGAATGTCAACGCCGAACCAGCATTTACCTTGATGATGTTTCTGGCgcaatttgtttaaaatattagtCGCATCAAATCCAGCATTGTCGCAAAGCTGTCGTGGTATAACTTCAAGAGCACGAGCAATTGCACCAATTAAAAGTTGCTCTTTACCAGCAATTGTGCGTGAGTGATCACGTAGTGTACGCGATAATTCGATTTCAATAGCTCCACCACCAGCAACAACTGcgtcatttttaatcatacgTCTGACAATCATTATTGCATCATGTAAAGATCGCTCGGTTTCTTCTAAAAATTGTTCAGCTCCTCCACGTAATACAAACGTACAAGTTTTAGATTTTGGGCAACCAGCAAAAATGttaaatctataaataatacataattatttaatttatatagaacatataattatttaataacttaataatttaCCTTTCACCACcaatttgtttttcttcaaATGTTGAACATTTTCCAAGTACAGAGTCGTTGATATCATTTACAGTAGTGATAACAGCACCACCACAAGCCTTCATGGTTCTTTTAAGGTCTTCATCGGGTACTCGCCCAGCACAGAACATATCACGATCAGCAAAATATTGAGTAGCAACATCTCCAATAGGCAGCTTTGATAAAACAACATTAGCTCCGCTTTTGGctattttttcaagtttttcatACAAAATTTGCCACTCAGCATCCACAATTCTCTGATACTCGGCAACATTGTCTACACGTATTTCAGCATTGTCACGTTCTGCCTTCAACTCCAATTCAATATTAAGCATCGCTATTTTACAGGGTGAGTATTTTTTAGGCTGCATTTCAAAACCAGCgtaagaaaatgtttttttaaaagcaaCTCCAGATACAAGAACTGAATCTTCTAGTGCACCACCAGATACTTTTTTAATACCAATCATATTGAGTGGCAATAATTCATCGAGCAATAAAACAGCGTCAACAACCATtttactaaagaaatctttctGCTGgtgaattaattttgaattcagaGCTGTTGCTGCGCATTTTTCCAACAAACTACGTTTTTCTTCAGCtgttgatttttcaattttaacaCTCAATTCTTGAATCCTGTCAATAGATATCTTTAATCCAGTTCTAAAAGATTTTATTATGATACGTGGATGAACACCTTCTTCAACAAATGgttttatttgtttcaaaaattctcCAGCTAACAATACAACACTTGTTGTACCATCACCAacctataaatttattacaaacttttaattacagttgataaaaaaaaaaaagttttttttaaccctaatcCGGTGTCGCTATTTTCAGCACCCGTAAACGTTGAACATGGGTCATTAGCGGCCACTGTTTATTTAACTATGTTATTCTATAAGGAAAAATCTGAATAAATTTGTAGATCTTCTTTGGACCTCACTATGCGACAAAGTTGTTGCCAGTCCGAAAATccctttttcaataaatattttcatcaaaatttggAGGTATCTAGCCTGTTTACAGTAGAATATTTGGACACAAACAACCCATGTTCAACCAATTAGAGTTAAATATTGTATGAACACCaatgagacaatttattat
The DNA window shown above is from Microplitis mediator isolate UGA2020A chromosome 1, iyMicMedi2.1, whole genome shotgun sequence and carries:
- the LOC130678136 gene encoding insulin-degrading enzyme isoform X1, which translates into the protein MFIVRSINNKCRFIFVYKKLSSIMTRNLSGSECGAANTPAINDDNIKKRFENIKKSPNDSQFYRGLILNNDMKVLLISDPTTDKSAVSLDVNVGYLSDPAELPGLAHFCEHMLFLGTEKYPDKNSYNSYLSQHGGCSNAMTLPDYTQYHFDVSPEYLEGAVDRFAQFFIAPLFTESATELEVQAVHSEHEKNIANDTWRQDQLEKSSANPDHPYSKFGTGNRETLDLGPKQKGVNVRKALLDFHNNWYSANIMALSILGKESLDELEKMVVEKFTQVKNKKVEAPEWPDHPFNEDHFGKKWLIVPIKDVRGLKMTFPLPDLSQHFRSCPAHYVSHLLGHESDGSLLSALKKAGWCNALVAGEKKAARGGCNFFSIYVDLTEEGINHVDDIVTLTFQYINMLRVKGPLEWIFDECKQIAIVDFNFKDKLLPKTTVNVTVRALQKYPMEEVLTGPYLPTEWRPDLINTVMDCLIPQKIRIHVVGKVFKDIADQSEFWYGTEYAIEKVPQDILENWTNPGLSDELKIPSVNEFIPQSFEIKCLSEERKTEITKFPAIILDTPLMRVWFKQDDEFKVPKVNLSFDFVSPYAYLDPCNFNLTNLYIQLFKDSLNEYAYNASLARLSWEFSASKNGMTLLIGGYHDKHRVLLKKILDRMVNFTIDKQRFEIIKELYIRNLKNFEADQPYQHAVYYLAVLLTEQGWSKDELLEAIEYLTFDRLEQFIPQLLSKTHIECLIHGNLTEAEALETIKMFENQLTKDPLDDNKSKIIVPLLPKQYLLHREISLDNGSHFLYEIENKLHKSSCTEIYYQVGLQSTESNMHLELLGQIISEPFFDVLRTQEQLGYIVFSGIRRGNGVQGLRIIIQGDRHPQYLEERIEAFIESVQNRIVNMSEEEFNRHKTSLANQRLEKPKKMTTLSAIFWSEITNRQYNFDRANIEVAYLRTITKSQILDFYNEKIKQQSPFRRKLSLHVVSTAPGGAGHAEKSSQDSVTATTEDDNTSSPIKITDILSFKTSQSLYPIVKPFINISRKDQRSKL
- the LOC130678136 gene encoding insulin-degrading enzyme isoform X2 — encoded protein: MASIDNEILQDSMPDLQNLSGSECGAANTPAINDDNIKKRFENIKKSPNDSQFYRGLILNNDMKVLLISDPTTDKSAVSLDVNVGYLSDPAELPGLAHFCEHMLFLGTEKYPDKNSYNSYLSQHGGCSNAMTLPDYTQYHFDVSPEYLEGAVDRFAQFFIAPLFTESATELEVQAVHSEHEKNIANDTWRQDQLEKSSANPDHPYSKFGTGNRETLDLGPKQKGVNVRKALLDFHNNWYSANIMALSILGKESLDELEKMVVEKFTQVKNKKVEAPEWPDHPFNEDHFGKKWLIVPIKDVRGLKMTFPLPDLSQHFRSCPAHYVSHLLGHESDGSLLSALKKAGWCNALVAGEKKAARGGCNFFSIYVDLTEEGINHVDDIVTLTFQYINMLRVKGPLEWIFDECKQIAIVDFNFKDKLLPKTTVNVTVRALQKYPMEEVLTGPYLPTEWRPDLINTVMDCLIPQKIRIHVVGKVFKDIADQSEFWYGTEYAIEKVPQDILENWTNPGLSDELKIPSVNEFIPQSFEIKCLSEERKTEITKFPAIILDTPLMRVWFKQDDEFKVPKVNLSFDFVSPYAYLDPCNFNLTNLYIQLFKDSLNEYAYNASLARLSWEFSASKNGMTLLIGGYHDKHRVLLKKILDRMVNFTIDKQRFEIIKELYIRNLKNFEADQPYQHAVYYLAVLLTEQGWSKDELLEAIEYLTFDRLEQFIPQLLSKTHIECLIHGNLTEAEALETIKMFENQLTKDPLDDNKSKIIVPLLPKQYLLHREISLDNGSHFLYEIENKLHKSSCTEIYYQVGLQSTESNMHLELLGQIISEPFFDVLRTQEQLGYIVFSGIRRGNGVQGLRIIIQGDRHPQYLEERIEAFIESVQNRIVNMSEEEFNRHKTSLANQRLEKPKKMTTLSAIFWSEITNRQYNFDRANIEVAYLRTITKSQILDFYNEKIKQQSPFRRKLSLHVVSTAPGGAGHAEKSSQDSVTATTEDDNTSSPIKITDILSFKTSQSLYPIVKPFINISRKDQRSKL